The sequence GCACGGTCATCGGTGAAGGCGCCGTCGACCCCAACGACGAACCTCGGGTGAGACTCTGGAGCGACTCGTCGCACACGTGATCCGAGCTCGAGCTGGATCTCGACCGCCGCTTTGGGCGAGACGGTCCAGGGATGAGGCACCCTCGGTATTTTCATTTCGGGGAAAACAGGACTGGCTGCGTCAGCGGGGGACGAGAGTCGCGGTTCCGGAAACGTTCACACTGATCTGAGGAGAGCCGATGTACTCCACGATCGCGGAACCGCTCACCGCGCCTTCGAGGCGCTCGCTGGCATTGATGACGACGCGCGCCAGGCCCGAGATGTCGAGGATCGCGACCCGGGTTTCGAGCTCAGCAGCCAAGTAGTTGGTCGTTCCCGACATGACGACGGATTGGAGATCGGCGGTTCCCGAGGCGCTCACGGTCGAGACACCGCTGGCAACGACCGAGAGGAGATCCGTATCGATGCCCATGGCCTCGATACGGGTCACGCCCGATGCCACGACAGATCTCATTTCCCGAAACGTCAGACGATAGACGATATCGCGCGTGGGCGAC comes from Vicinamibacteria bacterium and encodes:
- a CDS encoding DUF2807 domain-containing protein, which codes for MTRPFTNALVVAAAVYLASACDDSPTSGSDQIVGSGNLVTESRDVSGFVGVVLSGVGRLTMEHGETESLTITAEDNIMPLLVSEVSDDILSLGPRPGTALSPTRDIVYRLTFREMRSVVASGVTRIEAMGIDTDLLSVVASGVSTVSASGTADLQSVVMSGTTNYLAAELETRVAILDISGLARVVINASERLEGAVSGSAIVEYIGSPQISVNVSGTATLVPR